A part of Polynucleobacter sp. MG-Unter2-18 genomic DNA contains:
- a CDS encoding PhoH family protein has product MPLPPIPTQIAGQVKISSKDTPNLKKRPAPAKTVVMDSHASDWATDVEEDLSAAEIALEKIKSDHSEVAVRSKRSDNKIVNIPEKPKRIVRTGPPSLFVLDTNVLMHDPSSLFRFSEHDLFLPMTTLEELDNHKKGMTEVARNARSVSRSLDQLVAGTSGTLDEGIPLNKLGNQDVSGRLFFQTKLTTQALPEGLPEGKGDNLILAVVSELQKTRQGQEVVLVSKDINMRIKARALGLPAEDYFNDQVLEDRDLMYSGVMALPTDFWPKHGKDMESWADGKSGTMFYRVTGPSVPSMLVNQFVYQENPDGSTPFYAQVKEINGKTALLQTLRDFSHQKNNVWSVTARNREQNFAMNLLMNPDVDFITLLGQAGTGKTLLALAAGLEQVLDSKRYNEIIITRATVPVGEDIGFLPGTEEEKMQPWMGAFDDNLEVLQRNEEGSAGEWGRAATQELIRSRIKVKSMNFMRGRTFVSKFVIIDEAQNLTPKQMKTLVTRAGPGTKIICLGNIAQIDTPYLTEGSSGLTYVVDRFKGWRHGGHVTLARGERSRLADHAADAL; this is encoded by the coding sequence ATGCCATTGCCCCCAATCCCAACTCAAATTGCTGGCCAAGTAAAAATTAGTAGCAAGGACACTCCAAATTTAAAAAAGCGTCCTGCGCCAGCAAAAACTGTTGTGATGGATAGTCATGCGTCAGATTGGGCAACAGATGTAGAGGAAGATCTTTCTGCTGCTGAAATAGCACTTGAGAAAATTAAAAGTGATCACAGTGAAGTAGCTGTCCGTAGTAAGCGCAGTGATAACAAGATAGTGAATATTCCAGAAAAACCAAAACGCATTGTTCGTACAGGTCCCCCGAGCCTATTTGTCCTAGACACCAACGTATTAATGCATGATCCAAGCTCTCTATTCCGCTTCTCTGAGCACGATCTCTTCTTACCAATGACTACTCTTGAGGAGTTGGACAACCACAAGAAAGGTATGACTGAGGTTGCTCGTAATGCCCGTTCAGTCAGTCGCTCCTTAGATCAATTGGTAGCTGGTACTAGTGGCACATTAGATGAGGGCATCCCCCTTAACAAACTTGGCAATCAAGATGTATCTGGTCGACTCTTTTTCCAGACAAAGTTGACCACTCAAGCACTACCAGAAGGTTTGCCCGAAGGTAAGGGTGACAACCTTATCTTGGCAGTGGTCAGCGAGCTTCAAAAGACACGTCAAGGCCAAGAAGTTGTTCTGGTATCCAAGGATATCAATATGCGCATTAAGGCGCGCGCGCTTGGTTTGCCTGCTGAAGATTACTTCAACGATCAGGTTTTAGAAGATCGCGACTTAATGTATTCCGGAGTTATGGCACTACCCACAGACTTTTGGCCAAAGCATGGAAAAGATATGGAGAGCTGGGCTGACGGCAAATCTGGAACAATGTTTTATCGTGTAACTGGCCCTTCAGTTCCAAGCATGTTGGTGAATCAGTTTGTCTATCAAGAAAATCCCGATGGATCCACCCCGTTCTATGCTCAAGTTAAAGAGATCAATGGCAAGACTGCCCTCCTCCAAACCTTGAGAGACTTCTCTCATCAGAAAAATAATGTATGGAGCGTAACAGCACGCAATCGCGAGCAGAACTTTGCCATGAATCTACTCATGAACCCGGATGTGGACTTCATCACATTGCTGGGGCAAGCCGGTACTGGTAAAACTTTGCTGGCATTAGCAGCCGGCCTTGAGCAAGTGTTAGATAGTAAGCGTTATAACGAGATCATCATCACTCGAGCCACTGTTCCTGTAGGTGAAGATATTGGCTTTTTGCCAGGCACCGAAGAGGAGAAGATGCAACCTTGGATGGGTGCGTTTGATGACAACCTTGAGGTGCTACAACGTAATGAAGAGGGCAGCGCTGGTGAATGGGGACGTGCCGCTACACAGGAACTGATTCGTTCGCGAATTAAGGTGAAGAGCATGAACTTCATGCGTGGCAGAACTTTTGTGAGTAAGTTTGTGATTATTGATGAAGCGCAGAATTTAACTCCAAAACAAATGAAAACCTTGGTTACTCGCGCGGGTCCTGGAACCAAGATTATTTGTTTAGGTAATATCGCTCAGATCGACACACCTTACTTAACCGAAGGCTCTTCAGGCCTAACTTATGTGGTGGATCGCTTCAAAGGCTGGCGTCATGGTGGACATGTGACCCTGGCTCGCGGTGAGCGTTCCCGTCTTGCGGATCATGCTGCTGACGCACTCTAA
- a CDS encoding bifunctional UDP-4-keto-pentose/UDP-xylose synthase has protein sequence MKKVLILGVNGFIGHHLSKRILETTDWHVYGMDMQNDRLGDLVSHPRMHFFEGDITINKEWVEYHIRKCDVILPLVAIATPATYVQQPLKVFELDFEANLPIVRSAVKYKKHLVFPSTSEVYGMCEDSEFDPAKSNMVYGPINKPRWIYACSKQLMDRVIWGYGMEGLRFTLFRPFNWIGPGLDSIYTPKEGSSRVVTQFLGHIVRGEPINVVDGGAQKRAFTYVDDGIDALMRIIDNKDGVADGKIYNIGNPKNNHSIRELANQMLDIARSIPEYAKTANEVKIVETTSGAYYGEGYQDVQNRVPAIDNTMTELGWKPTINMSDALKNIFEAYRHDVENARHLVDKE, from the coding sequence ATGAAAAAAGTACTCATTCTTGGCGTAAATGGCTTTATTGGCCATCACCTTTCAAAGCGCATCCTGGAGACAACCGATTGGCATGTCTACGGCATGGATATGCAAAACGATCGTCTTGGTGATTTAGTAAGCCATCCTCGCATGCACTTTTTTGAAGGTGATATCACCATCAATAAAGAATGGGTTGAATATCACATCCGTAAATGCGACGTCATCCTGCCCTTAGTAGCCATTGCAACACCTGCAACTTATGTACAGCAACCATTGAAAGTATTTGAGCTCGACTTCGAAGCCAATTTACCAATCGTGCGCTCAGCAGTGAAATACAAAAAGCATTTGGTCTTCCCATCCACATCTGAAGTCTATGGTATGTGCGAAGACAGTGAGTTTGATCCCGCTAAATCCAATATGGTTTATGGCCCAATCAATAAGCCACGCTGGATTTATGCGTGCTCTAAGCAATTGATGGATCGTGTAATCTGGGGTTACGGTATGGAAGGTTTGCGTTTCACTCTCTTTCGCCCATTTAACTGGATTGGCCCTGGACTAGATAGTATTTACACACCCAAAGAGGGCTCTTCCCGTGTCGTTACTCAGTTCTTAGGTCATATCGTTCGCGGTGAACCCATCAACGTGGTTGATGGTGGTGCGCAAAAACGTGCCTTTACTTATGTTGATGATGGTATCGACGCCTTAATGCGCATCATCGATAACAAAGATGGTGTTGCTGATGGCAAAATCTACAACATCGGCAATCCAAAAAACAATCACTCTATCCGTGAACTCGCCAATCAGATGCTCGATATCGCTCGAAGTATTCCTGAGTACGCGAAGACGGCAAATGAAGTGAAGATAGTGGAAACCACCTCCGGTGCTTACTACGGCGAAGGCTATCAGGATGTTCAGAATCGCGTTCCCGCAATTGACAATACGATGACTGAATTGGGTTGGAAGCCGACGATCAATATGAGCGATGCGCTGAAGAATATTTTTGAAGCCTACCGCCATGACGTAGAAAATGCACGTCATTTAGTTGATAAAGAATAA
- a CDS encoding formyltransferase — MHAVVFAYHDVGVNCLKALLDAGIQIDLVVTHQDDPNENVWFGSVAKLCEDQKIPYITPDANQLMDLVPQLQKLAPDYLFSFYYRHMIPAELLACARIGALNMHGSLLPKFRGRAPVNWAILQGATETGATLHMMEVKPDAGDIVGQSTVSIGPNETATDVFGKVSQAAVTVINLVLPELIQGHIPRKPNNLAQGSYFGGRKPADGQILWHQTAQQVHNLVRAVAPPYPGAFTDWQGQRRIVARTSLEGPFPKQLDLQVPGIQVVDNQVFGICGDQKAVSILDWFPANS, encoded by the coding sequence TTGCACGCAGTCGTCTTTGCTTATCATGATGTTGGCGTTAACTGCCTCAAGGCATTGCTAGATGCCGGTATTCAGATTGATTTAGTAGTTACCCATCAAGACGATCCCAATGAGAATGTCTGGTTTGGGAGCGTTGCAAAACTGTGTGAAGATCAAAAGATTCCTTACATCACACCAGACGCCAATCAGTTGATGGATCTCGTACCGCAGCTTCAAAAGCTAGCACCTGATTATCTTTTCTCCTTCTACTATCGCCACATGATTCCAGCAGAACTCTTGGCCTGCGCCAGGATTGGGGCCTTAAATATGCACGGCTCACTGCTACCAAAGTTCCGTGGACGGGCACCCGTTAATTGGGCCATTTTGCAGGGTGCAACAGAAACTGGTGCCACATTGCACATGATGGAAGTCAAACCGGATGCGGGTGACATTGTGGGACAGTCAACAGTCTCGATTGGGCCCAACGAGACTGCTACCGACGTCTTTGGCAAGGTCAGCCAGGCAGCTGTCACGGTGATTAACCTGGTCCTACCGGAACTTATTCAAGGTCACATCCCCAGAAAACCCAATAACCTAGCTCAAGGAAGCTATTTTGGGGGTCGCAAGCCTGCAGATGGGCAAATTCTGTGGCATCAAACGGCCCAACAAGTTCATAACCTCGTGAGAGCCGTTGCACCCCCTTATCCCGGTGCTTTTACAGACTGGCAAGGTCAACGCAGGATCGTGGCTCGCACCAGCCTAGAAGGTCCATTTCCGAAGCAGCTAGATCTTCAGGTTCCCGGTATCCAAGTGGTTGATAATCAGGTATTCGGCATTTGTGGGGACCAAAAGGCAGTTTCGATATTGGACTGGTTTCCAGCAAATAGCTAA
- a CDS encoding glycosyltransferase, whose amino-acid sequence MTANLATQACNPILSVVIPVYNEEDGLQALFDRLYPALDVMASKRNIAYEVMFVNDGSKDRSAGILAKQVELRPDVTRAVLFHSNFGQHMAIMAGFEYSRGEYIITLDADLQNPPEEIDALVNELLQGHDYVGTIRADRRDSFFRKFASRAMNHLREKITRITMTDQGCMLRGYSRRIVDLVRQCDESNTFIPALAYTFASNPTEITVKHEERFAGESKYSLYQLIRLNFDLVTGFSVMPLQIFSILGMLLAMAAGSLFIYLLIRRFVLGAEVEGVFTLFALTFFLIGVMLFGLGLLGEYIGRIYQQVRERPRYVVQTVLEKK is encoded by the coding sequence ATGACTGCAAATTTAGCTACCCAAGCCTGCAATCCCATACTCAGCGTTGTTATCCCCGTTTATAACGAGGAAGATGGCCTTCAAGCCCTGTTTGATCGTCTATATCCTGCGCTCGATGTCATGGCCAGTAAGCGCAACATTGCTTATGAAGTCATGTTTGTGAATGATGGCAGCAAAGATCGTTCGGCTGGCATTCTAGCTAAGCAAGTTGAATTACGTCCTGACGTTACGCGTGCGGTGTTATTTCATAGTAACTTTGGTCAGCATATGGCGATCATGGCTGGCTTTGAATACTCCCGCGGCGAATACATCATCACCCTTGATGCTGACTTGCAGAACCCTCCTGAAGAAATCGATGCCCTAGTAAATGAATTACTTCAAGGTCATGACTATGTTGGCACTATTCGTGCCGATCGTCGCGATAGCTTCTTCAGAAAATTTGCTTCACGCGCAATGAATCATTTACGCGAGAAAATCACTCGCATCACAATGACTGACCAAGGCTGCATGCTACGTGGCTATAGCCGTCGTATTGTTGATCTCGTTCGTCAGTGCGATGAGAGTAATACTTTTATTCCGGCACTGGCTTATACCTTTGCATCCAATCCAACTGAAATTACCGTCAAACATGAAGAGCGTTTTGCCGGTGAGTCCAAATACAGCCTCTATCAACTCATTCGCCTGAACTTTGATTTAGTGACCGGCTTTTCCGTAATGCCTTTGCAGATTTTCTCGATTCTGGGCATGTTGCTGGCAATGGCTGCGGGCAGTCTGTTTATTTACCTCCTTATTCGCCGCTTTGTACTCGGTGCCGAGGTTGAAGGGGTGTTCACCCTCTTTGCTCTTACCTTCTTCCTAATTGGCGTGATGCTCTTTGGTCTTGGTTTACTCGGTGAGTATATTGGCCGCATTTACCAACAAGTTCGCGAGCGTCCACGCTATGTTGTGCAAACTGTTTTAGAGAAAAAATAA
- the rpsF gene encoding 30S ribosomal protein S6, with protein MRHYEIVFIVHPDQSEQVPAMIDRYKATLAAAGGKIHRMEDWGRRQMAYMIDKLAKAHYVCMNIECDQKTLDELEHAFKFNDAVLRHLIIKTKKAETEPSIMMKEVQREEARKSAQSDAPVAAV; from the coding sequence ATGCGTCATTATGAAATCGTTTTTATCGTCCACCCGGACCAAAGCGAGCAAGTGCCTGCGATGATCGATCGCTATAAAGCGACATTAGCTGCTGCTGGCGGCAAAATTCACCGCATGGAAGATTGGGGTCGTCGTCAGATGGCTTACATGATCGACAAACTTGCTAAAGCCCATTACGTTTGTATGAATATTGAGTGCGACCAGAAAACTCTGGACGAGCTCGAGCACGCATTCAAATTTAACGATGCTGTTTTGCGTCACCTCATCATCAAGACAAAGAAAGCTGAAACAGAGCCTTCCATCATGATGAAAGAAGTGCAACGTGAAGAAGCGCGCAAATCAGCTCAATCCGACGCTCCTGTAGCAGCGGTTTAA
- the dnaB gene encoding replicative DNA helicase has translation MAESRSRPLMSNPGMMGSGDPALQALKVPPHSVEAEQSLLGGLLIDNTAWDRLGGVLTDKDFYRPEHALIYKVIQRLVGDNHPADVITVHEAVKSEQGGDLVGIDYLNSLAQSTPSAANIKGYADIVRDRSILRRLIEVSDNIVNSAFVPEGRSVRTLLDEAESRILQIGEEGSRKADYLEIEPLLKTVVARIDELYNRQGGSDITGIATGFIDLDKQTSGLQKGDLVIVAGRPSMGKAQPLDAKVKTVDGWKLMGDLRFGDRLASVDGQHSMVTGIYPQGIKQIYRVTFSDGREAECCDEHLWRVMYRDWDAPKVINTARLIEMLSCVRYKNRLWIDPVSGDFGHSNILPINPWVLGALLGDGTLALSHGCVMFSTKSPELIERMNALAGYEMELVHANAYDWRLVSKARIAANGQRQSVPTNYFRSALQDLGVLGCRSFDKYIPATYLEANKTARLALFQGLMDTDGWIEKWGSIRFCTASKQLSEDVATLARSLGGFCSIAEKQSSYTYKGEKKQGRLAYVLNMSFGPGFQAFTLPEKKERLRASWDRQRRLSFKSIEPSRVAAAQCISVSHPDRTYVTNEYVVTHNTAFALNIAENVALAEGLPVVVFSMEMSGEQLAARLLGSVGRVDQGRMRTGKLQDDEWPRVTDAIARLSNTQILIDETGALSSLELRARARRIARNFGGTLGLVVIDYLQLMSGSGSENRATEISEISRSLKSLAKELQCPVVALSQLNRGLEQRPNKRPIMSDLRESGAIEQDADLIMFIYRDEVYHPDTTQDKGMAEIIIGKQRNGPIGTVRLSWQGPYTKFDNLAMGSVGYSSGGYEPF, from the coding sequence ATGGCTGAATCCCGCTCACGCCCCCTTATGTCAAATCCTGGCATGATGGGTTCTGGGGATCCAGCCTTGCAGGCTTTAAAAGTACCGCCGCATTCTGTAGAAGCCGAGCAATCTTTGCTCGGCGGTCTACTGATTGACAACACAGCCTGGGATCGCCTGGGTGGGGTGTTAACTGATAAAGATTTCTATCGTCCTGAACATGCTCTGATCTATAAGGTCATTCAGCGTTTAGTTGGCGACAATCATCCTGCTGACGTCATTACTGTTCATGAGGCTGTTAAGTCTGAGCAGGGTGGTGACTTAGTTGGTATTGATTACCTCAATTCATTGGCGCAGAGCACACCTAGTGCAGCGAACATCAAAGGCTATGCCGACATTGTTCGTGATCGCAGCATTCTGCGTCGCCTAATTGAAGTATCTGACAACATCGTTAACTCTGCATTTGTTCCGGAGGGTCGTTCTGTTAGAACGCTCTTAGATGAAGCAGAGTCACGCATTCTACAAATTGGTGAAGAGGGTAGTCGTAAAGCCGATTACCTCGAGATCGAACCACTACTGAAAACCGTTGTTGCGCGCATTGATGAGTTATATAACCGTCAAGGTGGTAGCGACATCACTGGTATTGCAACTGGATTTATTGATTTAGATAAGCAAACTAGTGGTCTGCAAAAAGGCGACTTGGTGATAGTTGCTGGTAGACCGTCCATGGGTAAAGCGCAACCACTGGATGCTAAAGTAAAAACAGTTGATGGATGGAAGTTGATGGGCGATTTACGTTTTGGCGATCGCCTAGCCTCTGTGGATGGTCAGCACTCTATGGTGACTGGCATCTATCCGCAAGGCATTAAACAGATTTATAGAGTCACTTTCTCAGATGGTCGTGAAGCTGAGTGCTGCGATGAGCATCTTTGGCGCGTCATGTATCGCGATTGGGATGCGCCCAAAGTCATTAATACTGCGCGTTTAATAGAAATGCTTTCTTGTGTTCGATACAAGAATCGTCTGTGGATAGATCCTGTTTCAGGTGATTTTGGTCATTCAAATATATTACCAATTAACCCATGGGTTTTGGGCGCATTACTCGGTGATGGGACTTTGGCTTTATCTCACGGTTGCGTGATGTTCTCGACTAAGTCTCCCGAGCTTATTGAACGCATGAATGCTCTAGCTGGCTATGAGATGGAGTTAGTTCATGCCAACGCATATGACTGGAGATTGGTTTCTAAAGCTAGAATTGCTGCTAATGGCCAACGTCAGTCCGTGCCAACAAATTATTTCCGCTCTGCTTTACAAGATCTCGGTGTTTTGGGTTGTAGAAGTTTTGATAAATACATCCCCGCTACTTATCTTGAAGCCAACAAGACTGCCCGTCTCGCCCTATTTCAGGGCTTGATGGACACTGATGGTTGGATTGAGAAGTGGGGCTCCATTCGTTTTTGTACTGCAAGCAAGCAATTATCAGAAGACGTTGCCACTTTGGCTAGATCATTGGGCGGCTTTTGTTCAATCGCAGAAAAACAGTCTAGCTACACCTACAAGGGTGAAAAAAAGCAGGGTCGTTTAGCTTATGTTTTGAATATGAGTTTTGGCCCTGGATTTCAAGCATTTACTTTGCCTGAAAAGAAAGAAAGGCTCAGAGCGAGCTGGGATCGACAGCGCAGACTTTCATTTAAGAGCATTGAGCCATCTAGAGTTGCTGCGGCCCAATGCATCTCAGTTAGCCATCCAGATAGAACCTACGTCACCAATGAATACGTGGTGACTCATAACACTGCATTTGCACTCAATATCGCTGAGAATGTCGCGTTGGCCGAAGGCTTGCCAGTCGTTGTTTTCTCAATGGAGATGTCGGGTGAGCAATTGGCTGCCCGTTTACTGGGTTCAGTGGGGCGCGTTGACCAAGGCCGTATGCGTACCGGTAAGCTTCAAGATGATGAGTGGCCACGTGTTACGGATGCCATTGCCCGCTTGAGCAATACCCAAATTTTGATTGATGAGACTGGCGCTCTTTCCAGTTTAGAGTTACGTGCGCGTGCACGACGTATTGCTCGTAACTTTGGCGGAACACTTGGCCTTGTTGTAATTGATTACTTGCAGTTGATGAGTGGCTCTGGTTCTGAGAACCGCGCGACAGAGATTTCAGAAATCTCACGCTCTCTTAAATCACTTGCAAAAGAGTTACAGTGCCCAGTAGTTGCCTTGTCACAGTTAAACCGTGGCCTTGAGCAACGACCTAACAAGCGCCCAATCATGTCTGACTTGCGTGAGTCGGGTGCGATCGAACAAGACGCTGACTTAATTATGTTCATCTATCGTGATGAGGTGTATCACCCAGATACAACCCAAGATAAAGGTATGGCGGAGATCATTATTGGTAAGCAACGTAATGGACCAATTGGTACTGTGCGTTTAAGCTGGCAGGGTCCATATACCAAGTTTGATAACTTGGCGATGGGATCAGTTGGATACTCCTCTGGTGGGTACGAACCGTTCTAA
- a CDS encoding polysaccharide deacetylase family protein, whose product MAKIALKVDVDTLRGTKEGVPNLARTLERFGLKATFLFSLGPDHTGWALKRVFRPGFLKKVSRTSVVEHYGVKTLLYGVLLPGPDIGKQAATEMRAIDAAGHETGIHTWDHVAWQDAVRNRDARWTKAQMQKSWDRFVEIFGHPPVTYGAAGWQMNEAAFEQLDQWGIKYSSDGRAEPNLMPYRFELPSGKAKHVQYPTTLPTFDELIGIDDADEFGAVKKLLEITQSNPNDQVFTLHAELEGQKLLPAFEQLLAGWLNQGHDLVTMGELHQSWAATKQLDKIAVQPVSWGEIPNRSGELILQTA is encoded by the coding sequence ATGGCTAAGATTGCACTCAAGGTAGATGTTGATACTCTGCGCGGGACCAAAGAAGGCGTCCCTAATCTAGCGCGGACGCTTGAACGCTTTGGCCTGAAAGCCACCTTCCTATTTAGCCTGGGCCCCGACCACACTGGCTGGGCCCTCAAGCGAGTCTTTAGGCCAGGCTTTCTAAAGAAAGTGAGTCGTACTTCTGTTGTTGAACACTACGGGGTTAAGACTTTGCTCTACGGCGTCCTTCTTCCTGGTCCCGATATTGGCAAACAAGCTGCGACTGAAATGCGTGCCATAGATGCAGCTGGTCATGAGACTGGTATCCACACTTGGGATCACGTTGCCTGGCAAGATGCCGTACGCAATCGCGATGCTCGATGGACTAAAGCGCAGATGCAAAAAAGCTGGGATCGCTTTGTAGAGATCTTTGGTCATCCACCCGTTACTTATGGCGCTGCTGGCTGGCAAATGAATGAAGCCGCTTTTGAGCAACTCGATCAATGGGGTATCAAATATTCTTCTGATGGCCGAGCTGAACCTAACTTGATGCCATACCGTTTTGAATTACCTTCCGGTAAAGCAAAGCACGTGCAGTATCCAACTACTCTACCAACTTTTGATGAGTTGATTGGAATAGATGATGCCGACGAATTTGGAGCCGTAAAAAAACTGCTTGAGATTACACAAAGTAATCCGAATGATCAGGTGTTCACTCTGCATGCAGAGCTTGAAGGTCAGAAGCTTCTACCCGCCTTTGAGCAACTACTGGCAGGCTGGCTAAATCAAGGACATGATCTAGTGACCATGGGTGAACTTCATCAATCTTGGGCAGCTACCAAGCAACTGGATAAAATAGCTGTGCAGCCAGTGAGCTGGGGAGAAATACCCAATAGAAGTGGTGAACTCATTTTGCAAACGGCATAA
- a CDS encoding C40 family peptidase — MLLTHSKQTFSCRTLIGCGIFICTLLLLTGCSSFGPKNSAAKVSQFKQDTSVGTEDISIAAVGLVGVPYRYGGNNPNAGFDCSGLIAYVYKKSANIKLPRTIQEMSIRGQSVDSGPPAPGDLVFFNTTGAKYSHAGIYVGQGRFVHAPSAGGTVRLEYITTPYWAARFTEARRLTP; from the coding sequence ATGCTGCTGACGCACTCTAAGCAAACTTTCTCATGCCGCACTCTGATAGGGTGCGGCATTTTTATTTGCACACTTCTCTTGCTGACAGGGTGTAGCAGCTTTGGCCCAAAGAATAGTGCGGCCAAGGTCAGTCAGTTCAAACAAGACACTAGCGTGGGTACCGAAGATATCTCGATCGCTGCAGTGGGCTTGGTTGGCGTACCTTATCGCTATGGCGGCAATAATCCCAACGCCGGGTTTGATTGCAGTGGATTAATTGCTTATGTCTACAAGAAGTCTGCAAATATCAAGCTACCAAGGACTATTCAGGAGATGAGCATTCGGGGCCAAAGTGTGGATAGTGGCCCACCTGCACCTGGTGACCTCGTTTTCTTCAACACTACTGGTGCAAAGTATTCGCATGCAGGCATCTATGTAGGTCAAGGTAGATTTGTCCATGCCCCAAGCGCCGGAGGAACTGTACGCTTGGAATACATCACTACACCCTACTGGGCGGCTAGATTTACTGAGGCTAGAAGATTGACGCCTTAA
- the rpsR gene encoding 30S ribosomal protein S18 yields MAFGKKPDFKKKPAQNPLFKRKRYCRFTVAGVEQIDYKDVDTLKDFIGENAKITPARLTGTKAKYQRQLDTAIKRARYLALLPFSDQHKK; encoded by the coding sequence ATGGCGTTTGGAAAGAAACCCGATTTCAAAAAGAAACCAGCTCAGAACCCATTGTTCAAGCGTAAGCGTTATTGCCGTTTCACTGTTGCTGGCGTAGAGCAGATCGACTACAAAGATGTAGACACGTTGAAGGACTTCATTGGCGAGAACGCCAAGATCACTCCTGCACGTTTGACAGGCACAAAAGCTAAATATCAGCGTCAGTTAGACACTGCTATCAAGCGTGCTCGTTACTTGGCTTTGTTGCCATTCTCCGATCAACACAAGAAATAA
- the priB gene encoding primosomal replication protein N, protein MNHFTLTAFLVSKDAIRFTPAGIPVMHCQLEHSGEVNEVGVARKIQMSVEAIAIGPIQKGLEQMDLGAKAVFEGFLAPKTLRNQRLVFHITHIQLKN, encoded by the coding sequence TTGAATCATTTCACCCTAACTGCATTCTTGGTATCTAAAGACGCAATTCGATTTACACCAGCAGGAATACCGGTGATGCATTGCCAGCTAGAACATAGCGGCGAAGTAAACGAGGTAGGAGTGGCTAGGAAAATTCAGATGAGTGTTGAAGCCATAGCAATTGGTCCGATACAAAAGGGCTTAGAGCAAATGGATTTAGGAGCCAAGGCAGTGTTTGAAGGATTCTTAGCACCCAAGACTCTACGTAATCAAAGACTGGTTTTCCATATCACCCATATTCAATTGAAAAATTAA
- a CDS encoding peroxiredoxin, whose amino-acid sequence MTVEIGKPMPQCAIPATSGLTFTPDSARGKKLVVYFYPKDMTPGCTAESGEFRDNIEAFTKANTLIVGVSRDSLKSHDNFRSKLELPFELVADTEEILCQLFGVMKMKNMYGKQVRGVERSTFLFDSSGMLVKQWRGLKVPGHVTEVLQAAQETK is encoded by the coding sequence ATGACAGTAGAAATTGGCAAACCAATGCCCCAATGTGCAATCCCGGCAACATCAGGATTGACCTTCACACCAGACTCAGCCAGAGGCAAAAAACTGGTTGTCTACTTTTATCCAAAAGATATGACTCCAGGCTGCACTGCGGAGTCCGGTGAATTTCGAGACAACATTGAGGCCTTCACTAAAGCCAATACTTTGATCGTTGGTGTATCTCGGGACAGCCTCAAGTCTCACGATAACTTCCGAAGCAAACTGGAGCTACCATTCGAACTCGTTGCCGATACCGAAGAGATCCTATGTCAACTCTTTGGCGTTATGAAAATGAAGAATATGTATGGCAAACAAGTGCGTGGCGTCGAGCGCAGCACCTTCCTCTTTGACTCTTCGGGCATGCTAGTAAAACAGTGGCGTGGTCTTAAGGTTCCCGGACATGTGACAGAGGTATTACAAGCAGCCCAAGAGACTAAATAA
- the rplI gene encoding 50S ribosomal protein L9, whose translation MQIILLEKVINLGNLGDIVRVKDGYARNFLIPQRKARRATETAIADFAVRRAELEKLAAEKLAAAEAVGAKLKDLVLEIGQKAGVDGRLFGSVTNHDIADALKAKGFVIEKASVRMPTGPLKMVGDHPVAVAVHTDVVADITIRVVGEQA comes from the coding sequence ATGCAAATCATTCTTTTAGAAAAAGTAATTAACCTGGGCAACCTCGGTGACATCGTTCGTGTTAAAGACGGTTACGCTCGTAATTTCCTAATCCCACAACGCAAAGCTCGTCGTGCAACTGAAACAGCCATCGCTGACTTTGCAGTACGTCGCGCTGAGTTGGAGAAGTTGGCAGCTGAGAAGTTGGCTGCCGCTGAAGCGGTTGGCGCAAAGCTCAAAGACTTGGTTCTTGAAATCGGTCAAAAAGCGGGTGTTGACGGTCGTTTGTTTGGTTCTGTAACCAATCATGACATCGCTGATGCTTTGAAAGCCAAAGGCTTTGTAATTGAAAAAGCTTCTGTACGTATGCCTACTGGCCCGTTGAAGATGGTTGGTGATCACCCTGTAGCGGTAGCTGTTCATACCGATGTAGTGGCTGACATCACTATCCGTGTAGTTGGTGAGCAAGCGTAA